From a region of the Panicum virgatum strain AP13 chromosome 2K, P.virgatum_v5, whole genome shotgun sequence genome:
- the LOC120694923 gene encoding uncharacterized protein LOC120694923 has protein sequence MAPSYRPYAGGEERDAQRKNKKKKAAGLWGGDPAEMKRRRRVAGYKAYAVEGKVKASIRRGLHWIKAKCAHIIHT, from the coding sequence atggcCCCTTCCTACCGTCcctacgccggcggcgaggagcgtgATGCGCAGAGGAAgaataagaagaagaaggccgccGGGCTGTGGGGCGGCGACCCGGCGGAGAtgaagcggcggaggcgggtggCCGGGTACAAGGCGTACGCGGtggagggcaaggtgaaggcgtCCATCCGCAGGGGGCTCCACTGGATCAAGGCCAAGTGCGCGCACATCATCCACACCTAG
- the LOC120694922 gene encoding probable protein phosphatase 2C 33 — protein sequence MATAARVREARLPPPPLPLATLIGRELRAGGSERPALRYGHAGFAKRGEDYFLVKPDCLRVPGDPSSVFSVFAVFDGHNGVSAAVYSKEHLLEHVISALPPDIGRDDWLQALPRALVAGFVKADIDFQRKGEVSGTTATLVVVDGFTVTVASVGDSRCILDTQGGELQLLTVDHRLEENAEERERVTASGGEVGRLNLFGGQEVGPLRCWPGGLCLSRSIGDMDVGEFIVPIPHVKQVKLSNVGGRLIIASDGIWDALSNEAAAKACRGLPAELAAKLVVKQALKTSGLKDDTTCVVVDIIPSDHLTSPQLSPKKNQNKLKSLFRRRSHSSVGKLGGKSASFGSVEELFEEGSAMLEERLGRNLSLKAASPPFRCAICQVDQEPFEGLMTDNSGGYCSSPYAPWGGPHLCLECRKKKDAMEGKRSSRSTACR from the exons ATGGCGACCGCCGCCAGGGTCAGGGAGGCGcgtctgccgccgccaccgctgcccctGGCCACGCTCATCGGCCGCGAGCTCCGCGCCGGCGGCTCCGAGCGCCCGGCCCTGCGCTACGGCCACGCAGGCTTCGCCAAGCGCGGGGAGGACTACTTCCTCGTCAAGCCCGACTGCCTCCGCGTCCCCGGAGATCCCTCATCGGTCTTCTCCGTCTTCGCT GTCTTCGACGGCCACAACGGCGTCTCCGCCGCGGTCTACAGCAAGGAGCATCTGCTCGAGCACGTCATTAGCGCGCTGCCGCCCGACATCGGCCGCGACGACTGGCTGCAGGCCCTGCCGCGCGCGCTCGTCGCGGGCTTTGTCAAGGCCGACATCGATTTCCAGCGCAAGG GCGAGGTCTCGGGAACCACGGCAACGCTGGTCGTCGTCGACGGCTTCACCGTCACCGTGGCGTCCGTGGGCGACTCGCGCTGCATCCTCGACACGCAGGGCGGCGAATTGCAGCTGCTCACCGTCGACCACCGCCTCGAAGAGAATGCAGAGGAGCGGGAGCGCGTCACGGCCAGCGGTGGGGAAGTCGGCCGCCTCAATCTCTTTGGTGGCCAGGAG GTCGGTCCTCTCCGGTGCTGGCCAGGTGGCTTGTGCCTTTCAAGATCCATCGGGGACATGGATGTTGGGGAGTTCATTGTGCCAATTCCACACGTCAAACAAGTCAAG TTATCGAATGTTGGAGGAAGGCTAATAATAGCATCGGATGGCATATGGGATGCGCTATCCAATGAAGCAGCTGCAAAGGCATGCCGAGGATTGCCTGCAGAACTGGCTGCAAAGCTTGTGGTTAAG CAAGCTCTGAAAACAAGTGGGCTCAAGGACGACACCACCTGTGTAGTTGTTGACATTATCCCATCTGATCATTTGACATCACCGCAATTGTCTCCAAAGAAAAATCAGAACAAGTTGAAGTCACTTTTCCGTAGAAGGTCGCATAGTTCAGTTGGAAAACTTGGAGGCAAGTCTGCCTCATTTGGTTCTGTGGAGGAGTTGTTTGAAGAAGGATCTGCGATGTTAGAAGAAAG GTTGGGTAGGAATCTGTCCTTGAAAGCAGCTTCACCACCTTTCCGTTGTGCAATCTGCCAAGTGGACCAAGAACCATTTGAAGGTTTGATGACAGATAACAGTGGCGGTTACTGCTCTTCCCCATACGCGCCATGGGGTGGTCCACATCTTTGTTTGGAATGTCGGAAAAAGAAAGACGCAATGGAAGGTAAAAGATCCAGCCGCTCTACAGCATGCAGGTGA